A single genomic interval of Aegicerativicinus sediminis harbors:
- the clpB gene encoding ATP-dependent chaperone ClpB, translating to MNFNNYTIKSQEAIQKAQQIAQAYSHQQIENEHIFKAIFEVDENVLPYILKKLQVNVPVLEKALDKQLESYSKVSGGEIMLSREASKMLNEASILAQNMKDEYVSIEHILIAIFKSNSKIAQMLKDQGATEKQLKAAIEELRKGDRVTSQSQEDTYNSLNKYAKNLNELARDGKLDPVIGRDEEIRRVLQILSRRTKNNPILVGEPGTGKTAIAEGLAHRIIDGDIPENLKEKQIFALDMGALIAGAKYKGEFEERLKAVVKEVTTSEGDIVLFIDEIHTLVGAGGGQGAMDAANILKPALARGELRAIGATTLDEYQKYFEKDKALERRFQKVMVNEPDTESAISILRGIKEKYENHHKVRIKDEAIIGAVELSERYITNRFLPDKAIDLMDEAASKIRMEINSKPEELDVLDRKIMQLEIEIEAIKREKDEAKLKVLQAELANLKEDRNEIYAKWKSEKEVVDKIQSTKLDIENFRLEAEKAEREGNYGKVAEIRYGKIKEAQEELDKLQKELQDNQSGNSLIKEEVTYEDIAEVVAKWTGIPVTKMLQSDREKLLKLEDELHKRVIGQEEAIMAVSDAVRRSRAGLQNPQKPIGTFLFLGTTGVGKTELAKALAEYLFNDENAITRIDMSEYQERHAVSRLVGAPPGYVGYDEGGQLTEAVRRKPYSVVLLDEIEKAHPDTFNILLQVLDEGRLTDNKGRVADFKNTIIIMTSNMGSHIIQEKFEATKDIESAMEAAKVEVLGLLKQSVRPEFLNRIDETIMFTPLTKENILEIVKLQLEGLKKMLSHQGITFDATEEAISYLAEKGYHPEYGARPVKRVIQKDVLNLLSKELLSGKVTHDSIILLDEFDDNLVFRNQDNLVAENI from the coding sequence ATGAATTTTAATAATTATACCATAAAATCGCAGGAAGCCATACAAAAGGCACAACAAATTGCCCAGGCTTATAGTCATCAGCAAATTGAAAATGAGCACATTTTTAAAGCTATTTTTGAGGTTGATGAGAACGTTCTTCCATACATTCTAAAAAAATTACAGGTAAATGTACCTGTCCTTGAGAAGGCATTGGATAAACAATTGGAAAGCTATTCAAAAGTATCTGGAGGAGAAATAATGCTATCTAGGGAGGCTAGTAAAATGCTAAACGAAGCCTCAATTTTAGCTCAGAACATGAAGGACGAATATGTTTCAATAGAACATATTTTGATTGCAATCTTCAAATCTAACAGCAAAATTGCCCAAATGCTAAAAGATCAAGGAGCAACCGAGAAACAGCTTAAAGCTGCTATTGAAGAATTGCGTAAGGGGGATAGGGTTACGAGCCAGAGTCAAGAAGACACCTACAACTCTTTAAATAAGTATGCAAAGAACCTAAATGAATTGGCTAGAGATGGAAAATTGGACCCAGTTATTGGAAGAGATGAAGAAATTCGTCGCGTACTTCAAATTTTATCAAGAAGAACCAAGAATAACCCAATTTTAGTAGGTGAGCCAGGTACTGGTAAAACTGCAATTGCAGAAGGATTAGCACATCGTATTATTGATGGGGACATTCCTGAAAATTTAAAGGAAAAACAAATTTTTGCCTTAGATATGGGCGCCTTAATTGCAGGCGCAAAATACAAAGGTGAATTTGAGGAGCGTCTAAAGGCGGTTGTAAAAGAGGTTACAACAAGTGAAGGCGATATTGTACTATTCATAGACGAAATCCACACATTGGTTGGTGCCGGTGGTGGACAAGGCGCTATGGATGCCGCTAATATTTTAAAACCTGCTCTCGCTAGAGGTGAATTAAGAGCAATAGGGGCCACAACTTTAGATGAATATCAAAAATATTTTGAAAAGGATAAGGCTTTAGAAAGAAGATTCCAAAAAGTTATGGTCAATGAACCTGATACCGAAAGCGCCATTTCTATTCTTAGGGGTATAAAAGAAAAGTATGAAAACCACCACAAAGTTAGAATTAAAGATGAGGCTATTATCGGAGCTGTGGAATTATCTGAACGCTATATAACAAACCGGTTTCTACCTGATAAAGCCATTGATTTAATGGACGAGGCTGCTTCTAAAATTAGAATGGAAATAAATTCCAAGCCAGAAGAGTTGGACGTTTTAGATCGCAAGATCATGCAGTTAGAAATTGAGATTGAAGCGATAAAGCGCGAAAAAGATGAGGCTAAATTAAAAGTCCTTCAGGCGGAATTGGCAAATCTTAAAGAAGATCGGAATGAAATATATGCCAAGTGGAAAAGTGAAAAAGAAGTGGTCGATAAAATTCAGTCTACAAAACTGGACATTGAAAATTTCCGTCTAGAAGCTGAAAAAGCAGAAAGGGAAGGCAACTATGGTAAAGTAGCGGAAATCCGGTATGGCAAAATCAAGGAAGCTCAAGAGGAATTAGATAAACTTCAGAAAGAATTACAAGACAATCAATCTGGCAATTCTTTGATAAAAGAGGAGGTGACCTATGAGGATATTGCTGAAGTGGTTGCCAAATGGACTGGAATACCAGTTACAAAAATGCTTCAAAGCGATCGAGAAAAACTTTTGAAACTTGAAGATGAACTTCACAAAAGAGTTATCGGACAAGAAGAGGCTATTATGGCGGTAAGCGACGCAGTAAGACGAAGCAGGGCAGGTCTTCAAAATCCACAAAAACCAATTGGTACCTTTTTATTTTTGGGTACAACTGGTGTTGGTAAAACAGAATTGGCAAAGGCCTTGGCGGAATATCTTTTCAACGATGAAAATGCTATTACGAGAATAGATATGAGTGAATATCAAGAACGCCATGCTGTTAGCAGGTTGGTTGGTGCACCTCCAGGTTATGTTGGGTATGACGAAGGTGGACAATTAACTGAGGCGGTTAGAAGAAAACCTTATTCAGTTGTTCTGTTAGACGAGATTGAGAAAGCACATCCAGATACATTTAATATTCTCCTTCAAGTTTTAGATGAAGGTAGATTAACAGACAATAAAGGTAGAGTTGCAGACTTTAAGAATACCATAATTATAATGACATCCAATATGGGAAGTCACATAATACAAGAAAAATTTGAAGCAACCAAAGATATAGAATCTGCAATGGAAGCAGCAAAAGTTGAAGTTCTTGGTTTATTAAAACAAAGTGTACGTCCAGAGTTTCTAAATAGAATTGATGAAACAATCATGTTTACGCCATTAACGAAAGAAAACATTTTAGAAATCGTAAAACTTCAATTAGAAGGACTCAAAAAAATGCTTTCCCATCAGGGAATTACATTTGATGCAACGGAGGAGGCAATTAGTTATTTGGCTGAAAAAGGCTATCATCCTGAATATGGTGCCCGACCAGTTAAGAGAGTAATACAAAAGGATGTATTGAATTTACTAAGTAAAGAATTGTTATCTGGAAAGGTTACCCATGACAGTATCATTTTGCTAGATGAATTTGATGACAACCTTGTATTTAGAAACCAAGACAACCTAGTTGCGGAAAATATTTAA
- the deoC gene encoding deoxyribose-phosphate aldolase — protein sequence MKINRYIDQTLLSPTATEGDIIALCNDAKRYEFQTVCVHGCYVPLASQLLKNSIVKVCTVIGFPLGSSSTEAKVFEATNAITNGADEIDMVINMGFLRSRNYVSLLKDISDVKAAIGKHPLKVILEISNLSKNEIIRACEICLDANADFIKTSTGFSKGGATLTAVKIIRKTVKDRAKIKASGGIRDYETAMKYIDLGVERIGTSSGVEIVSEAAVVDTV from the coding sequence ATGAAGATTAATAGATATATAGATCAGACCCTTTTATCCCCGACTGCAACGGAAGGAGACATCATTGCCTTGTGCAATGATGCCAAAAGATATGAGTTTCAAACAGTTTGTGTCCATGGATGTTATGTTCCACTTGCTTCCCAATTATTGAAAAACTCTATCGTAAAAGTTTGTACAGTTATTGGCTTTCCACTTGGTTCATCGTCTACTGAAGCAAAGGTTTTTGAAGCGACAAATGCCATAACCAATGGTGCCGACGAAATTGATATGGTGATAAATATGGGATTTTTAAGAAGTCGGAATTATGTCTCTCTTCTTAAGGATATTAGCGATGTAAAGGCGGCTATAGGCAAACACCCTTTAAAAGTTATTCTTGAAATTTCTAATTTATCTAAGAATGAAATTATAAGAGCCTGTGAGATTTGCCTGGATGCTAATGCTGATTTCATTAAAACTTCCACTGGTTTTTCGAAAGGTGGCGCAACACTTACAGCTGTGAAAATTATCAGAAAAACGGTTAAAGATAGAGCCAAAATTAAGGCCTCTGGCGGAATTCGTGATTATGAAACAGCCATGAAATATATCGATTTAGGTGTTGAAAGAATAGGGACTTCATCTGGAGTAGAAATTGTTTCAGAAGCAGCGGTAGTCGATACAGTATAA
- a CDS encoding SixA phosphatase family protein: protein MAFKFTRHLFFLVILTTIYGCAQNHSELSSDTTQPISKDITTYYFIRHAEKDRSNPNNSDPSLTEQGLKRAEKWANTLKNVDFDAIYSSDYTRTKQTAQPLANQNNLEIQLYDAKNLNDEKFQKETTGKTVMVVGHSNTTPQFANALLGEEKYSEMDDSDNAGLYIVTIINGERSTQLLSID, encoded by the coding sequence ATGGCCTTTAAATTTACAAGACATTTATTTTTTTTAGTAATTCTTACCACAATTTACGGTTGTGCCCAAAACCACAGTGAATTATCCTCGGATACAACCCAACCTATTTCTAAAGACATCACAACATACTATTTTATTCGTCATGCAGAAAAGGACCGTTCGAATCCTAACAATTCAGATCCAAGCTTAACTGAACAAGGTCTAAAAAGAGCAGAGAAATGGGCAAATACTTTAAAAAATGTTGATTTTGATGCTATTTATTCATCGGATTACACTCGAACCAAGCAAACAGCTCAGCCATTGGCAAACCAAAATAATTTGGAAATTCAATTATACGATGCCAAAAACTTAAACGATGAGAAATTTCAAAAGGAAACTACAGGCAAAACAGTAATGGTGGTTGGGCACAGCAATACTACTCCCCAATTTGCCAATGCGTTATTAGGGGAAGAGAAATATTCAGAAATGGATGATTCAGATAATGCGGGACTTTATATTGTCACAATAATCAACGGAGAGAGAAGCACACAACTACTGTCTATCGATTAA
- a CDS encoding DUF6503 family protein produces MNYRQYLIAALILSCLIFIVGCKSTDKTKSKSEQIIDNAFKASGSALIENSTIEFNFRDRLYRAKRNNGRFKFEREFQDSTGTVLDVLTNERFHRFINDSIVNVPDSMAVKYQNSVNAVHYFLVLPLSLKDKAVNSDYLGSTTIKGHCYDLVKVTFDEVGGGEDHNDEFLYWFNCETHLIDYMAYLYYTDGGGIRFREAINQRNISGVIFNDYNNYKPKKEIALTELDSLFEAGQLDLLSKIENQNISVELIDRQ; encoded by the coding sequence GTGAATTATAGACAATATTTGATTGCTGCACTAATTCTTTCCTGTCTGATTTTTATAGTAGGTTGTAAGTCAACAGATAAAACAAAATCGAAATCTGAACAAATTATTGATAATGCTTTTAAAGCATCAGGTAGTGCCTTAATAGAAAATAGTACTATTGAATTTAATTTTAGAGATCGCTTGTATAGAGCTAAACGTAATAATGGACGGTTTAAATTTGAGCGTGAATTCCAGGACTCTACTGGAACAGTTTTAGATGTATTAACTAATGAAAGATTTCATCGTTTTATAAATGATTCAATTGTGAATGTTCCAGATTCAATGGCAGTTAAATACCAAAATTCGGTTAATGCGGTACATTATTTTTTGGTATTGCCACTTAGTTTAAAGGATAAGGCAGTTAACTCAGATTATTTGGGGTCTACTACTATTAAAGGTCATTGTTACGATTTGGTAAAGGTTACGTTTGATGAAGTGGGTGGTGGAGAAGACCATAATGATGAATTTCTGTATTGGTTCAATTGTGAGACACATTTAATAGATTACATGGCTTATTTATATTACACCGACGGTGGGGGAATCCGGTTTAGGGAGGCAATCAATCAAAGAAATATAAGCGGTGTTATTTTTAACGATTATAATAATTATAAGCCTAAAAAAGAAATAGCTTTAACCGAATTAGATAGTCTTTTTGAAGCTGGACAATTAGACCTATTGTCTAAAATTGAGAACCAAAATATTTCAGTTGAGTTAATCGATAGACAGTAG
- the smpB gene encoding SsrA-binding protein SmpB produces the protein MQNKVNIKNKRAKFEYEILDTYTAGIVLSGTEIKSIRNSRASIAESFCEFNDKEELFVINMTIEEYSHGTHYNHRPKAERKLLLNRRELKNLQKDVSTKGLTIVPLRLYINENGLAKLEIALARGKKLYDKRDSIKDRESKRRLDRINKSF, from the coding sequence ATGCAAAACAAGGTTAACATAAAAAATAAACGTGCCAAATTCGAATATGAAATTTTGGACACATATACCGCTGGGATTGTTTTGTCGGGAACTGAAATTAAGTCTATAAGAAATAGTAGAGCCTCGATTGCTGAAAGCTTTTGTGAATTTAATGATAAGGAAGAATTATTTGTGATTAACATGACTATTGAAGAATATAGTCACGGTACACATTACAACCACAGACCAAAAGCTGAGCGCAAACTTCTGTTAAATAGAAGAGAATTGAAAAATCTACAAAAAGATGTTTCAACTAAAGGCTTAACCATTGTTCCACTTCGCTTGTATATTAATGAAAATGGCTTGGCAAAATTAGAAATTGCATTGGCTCGTGGTAAAAAACTATACGACAAACGAGATTCTATTAAAGATAGGGAAAGTAAAAGAAGACTAGATAGAATTAATAAATCATTTTAG
- a CDS encoding M20/M25/M40 family metallo-hydrolase has protein sequence MKTSKIIAVGIMMFYGSISFAQKLDVNQLDRLSGKYGFESLPEFFEMLSVANDAVYPEQVENNIHWATKALDKRGFSTEILKTTATPLLLGEMDFSKAKKTVLLYFHMDGQAVDTSKWFQENPYKAVLKKLSGVNWEEIETPTDADLMIPDYRIFARSVSDDKGPLMMFLKAIDILKANNIEPEFNIKVILDFEEEQGSPNLPSAVELYKDKLIADILLIFDGPLHITNKPTLAYGARGIATMSIEVFGPIAPQHSGHYGNYAPNPALRLSQLLSSMMYEDGRVAINGWYDGITISNDEKIILARVPDDEEAIKKRLGIASTDNIGSNYQESLQYPSLSILGLKSGWVGKETRTIIPATAIAELNIRLVRESDGRRMIDLVKQHIVKQGYHLVDNEPTEIEREQFSKIAKFDASLAYAAFRTNMDSEAGRWLRKSIKSAFGEEPIEIRTMGGSVPISPFVQVLGIPAVGVPTVNLDNNQHSPNENLRYGNYINGIKTITSILQTSITD, from the coding sequence ATGAAAACATCGAAGATTATTGCCGTCGGAATTATGATGTTTTATGGTTCAATTAGTTTTGCCCAAAAATTAGATGTCAATCAATTAGATCGACTTTCTGGGAAATACGGTTTTGAGTCTTTACCAGAATTTTTTGAAATGCTTTCTGTTGCAAATGATGCGGTTTACCCAGAACAGGTGGAAAACAATATACATTGGGCAACTAAAGCTTTAGACAAGAGAGGATTTTCGACTGAAATCCTAAAAACCACCGCTACACCTCTATTGCTGGGGGAAATGGATTTTAGTAAGGCCAAAAAAACAGTATTGTTGTATTTTCATATGGACGGTCAGGCCGTTGATACCTCCAAATGGTTTCAGGAAAATCCATATAAAGCGGTCTTGAAAAAACTTTCAGGAGTAAATTGGGAAGAGATTGAAACTCCAACTGACGCGGATCTTATGATTCCGGATTATCGCATTTTTGCTAGATCTGTTTCCGATGATAAAGGGCCATTAATGATGTTTTTAAAGGCGATTGATATTCTTAAGGCAAATAATATTGAGCCTGAATTCAATATTAAGGTGATTTTAGATTTTGAAGAGGAACAAGGTTCTCCTAACCTTCCATCCGCAGTTGAACTGTATAAGGACAAATTAATTGCTGACATACTTCTTATTTTTGATGGACCATTACATATTACCAATAAGCCTACCTTGGCTTATGGGGCAAGAGGAATTGCAACAATGTCTATAGAGGTTTTTGGACCGATTGCTCCGCAACATAGTGGTCATTATGGCAATTATGCTCCAAATCCCGCTTTAAGGTTGTCACAATTACTGTCATCGATGATGTATGAGGATGGGAGAGTTGCCATTAACGGTTGGTATGATGGAATTACAATTTCAAATGACGAGAAAATTATATTAGCCAGGGTTCCTGATGATGAAGAAGCTATCAAAAAACGATTGGGCATTGCATCTACAGATAATATTGGTAGTAACTACCAAGAGTCATTACAATACCCCTCTTTGAGTATACTTGGATTAAAATCGGGTTGGGTAGGTAAGGAAACAAGAACAATTATACCTGCCACAGCTATAGCAGAACTTAATATTCGATTAGTCAGGGAAAGCGATGGAAGACGAATGATAGATTTGGTAAAGCAACATATTGTTAAACAAGGTTACCATTTGGTTGATAATGAGCCTACTGAAATTGAAAGAGAGCAATTTTCTAAAATTGCAAAATTTGATGCTTCCTTGGCTTATGCTGCATTCAGAACCAATATGGATTCTGAAGCTGGGAGATGGTTACGAAAATCTATAAAGAGCGCTTTTGGTGAGGAACCAATAGAAATTAGAACAATGGGAGGTTCGGTTCCTATTTCTCCATTCGTTCAAGTCTTGGGGATACCTGCAGTTGGCGTGCCTACGGTTAATTTAGACAATAATCAACATAGCCCTAATGAAAATCTCCGGTATGGTAATTATATAAATGGTATTAAGACTATTACCTCTATTTTACAAACGTCGATTACTGACTAA
- a CDS encoding protein-L-isoaspartate(D-aspartate) O-methyltransferase — MTDTFKHKGLRQQLVKIVESKGIKDQNVLDAIGKIPRHLFMDSGFLDHAYQDKAFPIAANQTISQPYTVAYQTELLQISPGDKILEIGTGSGYQTAVLLEMGAKVYSIERQQELFKKTSKFLPSIGYRAKKLVFGDGYKGMPEEAPFKGIIVTAGAPGVPKALLSQLEIGGRLVIPLGKKVQTMTLFIRKSEKDFEKHEFGEFRFVPLLEDKN; from the coding sequence TTGACAGATACGTTTAAACATAAGGGTCTGCGTCAGCAATTGGTTAAAATTGTGGAATCTAAAGGTATTAAGGATCAAAATGTTTTGGATGCCATTGGAAAGATTCCAAGACATTTGTTCATGGATTCTGGCTTTTTAGATCATGCATACCAGGATAAGGCTTTCCCAATTGCCGCAAATCAAACAATTTCCCAACCGTATACCGTAGCTTATCAAACAGAACTCCTGCAAATTTCGCCTGGGGATAAAATCCTTGAAATTGGTACTGGAAGCGGTTATCAAACAGCAGTATTATTAGAAATGGGAGCGAAGGTATACAGTATTGAACGTCAGCAGGAATTGTTTAAGAAAACGAGTAAATTTCTTCCATCCATTGGCTATCGAGCTAAAAAATTAGTTTTCGGAGATGGGTATAAGGGTATGCCGGAAGAAGCACCATTTAAGGGAATAATTGTAACTGCTGGTGCTCCCGGAGTACCAAAGGCCTTACTTAGTCAATTGGAAATTGGTGGGCGATTAGTGATACCGCTAGGTAAAAAAGTGCAAACTATGACCCTCTTTATCCGTAAAAGTGAAAAGGATTTTGAGAAACATGAATTCGGTGAGTTTCGATTTGTGCCCTTGTTGGAGGATAAAAATTAA
- a CDS encoding Gfo/Idh/MocA family protein, translated as MLKAGVLGAGHLGKIHLRLLNQSDKYELIGFYDPDANQAKKVVEEFGYVYFPSMDDLIDAVDMVDIVTPTLSHYDCAKNAIAKGKHIFIEKPITNTVDEAEHIRQLLADHGLRGQVGHVERFNPAFKAVKDKIDTPMFIETHRLAEFNPRGTDVPVVLDLMIHDIDIILSVVQSEVVSVSASGVSVISETPDIANARLEFENGCVANLTASRISLKNMRKTRFFQKDAYISVDFLEKKCEVVKMKDAPKEPGDFDMILRNAEGLSKQIYFDNPEILPNNAILEELESFAEAIRMDRPPIVTLEDGTKALKIANLIISQF; from the coding sequence ATGCTCAAAGCAGGTGTTTTAGGCGCTGGCCATTTAGGCAAAATCCATTTGAGATTACTCAACCAATCAGATAAATACGAATTAATTGGCTTTTATGATCCCGATGCCAATCAAGCAAAAAAGGTTGTTGAAGAGTTTGGCTATGTATACTTCCCATCGATGGATGATTTAATTGATGCCGTAGATATGGTTGACATAGTTACCCCTACTCTTTCGCATTATGATTGTGCAAAGAATGCAATTGCAAAGGGAAAACATATCTTCATAGAGAAGCCAATTACCAATACTGTAGATGAGGCGGAGCACATTAGGCAATTACTTGCAGACCATGGTTTAAGGGGCCAAGTAGGCCATGTTGAACGCTTTAACCCTGCCTTTAAGGCTGTTAAGGATAAAATTGACACCCCGATGTTTATTGAAACCCACCGTTTAGCCGAATTTAACCCTAGAGGAACCGATGTCCCTGTTGTATTAGACTTAATGATACATGATATAGACATTATTTTAAGCGTAGTTCAATCTGAAGTAGTGTCGGTGTCTGCAAGTGGTGTTTCAGTAATAAGCGAAACTCCTGATATCGCTAATGCGCGCTTAGAATTTGAAAATGGCTGTGTTGCTAATTTAACCGCAAGTCGAATAAGCCTGAAAAACATGCGTAAAACTAGATTCTTTCAAAAAGACGCCTACATTTCGGTAGACTTTCTTGAGAAAAAGTGTGAAGTTGTTAAAATGAAAGATGCACCCAAAGAACCTGGTGATTTTGATATGATTCTTCGTAATGCAGAGGGACTTTCGAAGCAAATTTATTTCGATAACCCAGAAATATTGCCAAACAATGCAATTTTGGAGGAATTGGAAAGTTTTGCAGAAGCTATAAGGATGGACCGCCCACCAATAGTTACGTTAGAAGATGGCACCAAAGCGCTAAAAATTGCAAATCTTATCATTTCTCAATTTTAG